From one Papio anubis isolate 15944 chromosome 12, Panubis1.0, whole genome shotgun sequence genomic stretch:
- the LOC101015195 gene encoding olfactory receptor 5B21-like yields the protein MTPGELALASGNHTPVTKFILQGFSNYPDLQELLFGAILLIYAITVVGNLGMMALIFTDSHLQSPMYFFLGVLSFLDICYSSVVTPKLLVNFLVSDKSISFEGCVVQLAFFVVHVTAESFLLASMAYDRFMAICQPLHYGSIMTRGTCLLLVAASYAFGGANSAIQTGNVFALPFCGPNQLTHYYCDVPPLLHLACANTATARVVLYVFSALVTLLPAAIILTSYCLVLVAIGRMRSVAGREKALSTCASHFLAIAIFYGTVVFTYVQPHGSTNNTNGQVVSVFYTIIIPMLNPFIYSLRNKEVKGALQRKLQVNIFTG from the coding sequence ATGACACCTGGAGAACTAGCCCTTGCCAGCGGCAACCACACCCCAGTCACCAAGTTCATCTTGCAGGGCTTCTCCAATTATCCAGACCTCCAGGAGCTTCTCTTCGGAGCCATCCTGCTGATCTATGCCATAACAGTGGTGGGCAACTTGGGAATGATGGCACTCATCTTCACAGACTCCCATCTCCAAAGCCCAATGTATTTCTTCCTTGGGGTCCTCTCTTTTCTTGATATTTGTTACTCTTCTGTGGTCACACCTAAGCTCTTGGTCAACTTCCTGGTCTCTGACAAGTCCATCTCTTTTGAGGGCTGTGTGGTCCAGCTTGCCTTCTTTGTAGTGCATGTGACAGCTGAGAGCTTCCTGCTGGCCTCCATGGCCTATGATCGCTTCATGGCCATCTGCCAACCCCTCCATTATGGTTCTATCATGACCAGGGGGACCTGTCTCCTGCTGGTAGCTGCTTCCTATGCATTCGGTGGAGCCAACTCTGCTATCCAGACTGGAAATGTCTTTGCCCTGCCTTTCTGTGGGCCCAACCAGCTAACACACTACTACTGTGACGTACCACCCCTTCTCCACCTAGCTTGTGCCAACACAGCCACAGCAAGAGTGGTCCTCTATGTCTTTTCTGCTCTGGTCACCCTTCTGCCAGCTGCAATCATTCTCACCTCCTACTGCTTGGTCTTGGTGGCCATTGGGAGGATGCGCTCAGTAGCAGGGAGGGAGAAGGCCCTCTCCACTTGTGCCTCCCACTTTCTGGCCATTGCTATTTTCTATGGCACCGTGGTTTTCACCTACGTTCAGCCCCATGGATCTACTAACAATACCAATGGCCAAGTAGTGTCTGTCTTCTACACCATCATAATTCCCATGCTCAATCCCTTCATCTATAGCCTCCGCAACAAGGAGGTGAAGGGCGCCCTGCAGAGGAAGCTTCAGGTCAACATCTTTACCGGGTGA